In a single window of the Olivibacter sp. SDN3 genome:
- a CDS encoding mobilization protein → MPRRKSRYPDDLLNHNIIIRVNTETFRKLEKLQKESDCSSIAEVVRKILANRRITYLHRDISMNGPMEELALIRKEIKAIGININQQTHRFHISQSNGERAFHALKTANVYKQLDPKIDRLLEVVSKLAEKWLQRS, encoded by the coding sequence ATGCCCAGGAGAAAAAGTCGCTATCCAGATGATCTATTAAACCACAATATCATCATCAGGGTAAATACAGAAACATTTCGTAAGCTCGAAAAGCTGCAAAAGGAAAGTGACTGTTCGTCTATAGCAGAAGTGGTAAGAAAAATCCTTGCCAACCGGAGAATCACTTACCTGCATAGGGACATTTCCATGAACGGCCCAATGGAAGAACTTGCGTTGATCCGTAAAGAGATCAAGGCGATAGGCATCAATATTAACCAACAGACCCACCGCTTCCATATAAGCCAGAGCAATGGAGAACGTGCTTTCCATGCCCTGAAAACTGCTAATGTCTATAAGCAGTTAGATCCAAAAATAGATCGCCTGTTAGAAGTCGTTTCAAAGCTTGCTGAAAAATGGTTGCAAAGATCATAA
- a CDS encoding sigma-54 dependent transcriptional regulator, producing the protein MIKVLIIDDEEKLRKLLAKIISFEGFEVSQTSDIKSGLKRLELSDIDIVICDVKLPDGNGLNAAKTIKEKFPVIEIILLTAYGNIPDSVQAIKNGAFDYITKGDDNNKIIPLLYKASEKVSLNKRVQQLEKQLGDKHSFSKIIGKSKAITKAIELAKKVADTDTTVLLTGETGTGKEIFAQAIHQASSRNNQNFLAINCSAFSRELLENELFGHKAGAFTGAMKDQKGLFEEANKGTIFLDEIGEMALELQAKILRVLEIGEFLKVGDVKPTKVNVRIIAATNRNLEEEINAGHFRSDLFYRLSVFTIDLPALRERKSDIKLLAFHYAQLFAIKTNRKSFTLTDDYLATLENCSWKGNIRELKNVIERSAILADKDTLDIDLLPADIHIKSPTSPLSASSMASVEKMHIQRVLQHTDGNKAEAARLLEIGIATLYRKIDEYSIKVK; encoded by the coding sequence TTGATTAAGGTACTTATCATAGATGACGAAGAAAAACTTCGTAAGTTACTTGCTAAAATAATTAGTTTTGAGGGTTTTGAAGTTTCACAGACATCAGACATTAAATCCGGTCTGAAGCGCCTAGAGCTGTCTGATATCGATATTGTGATTTGTGACGTCAAATTACCTGACGGAAATGGTCTGAATGCCGCCAAAACCATTAAGGAGAAATTTCCGGTAATCGAAATAATACTGCTCACAGCTTACGGAAATATTCCTGACAGTGTACAAGCTATCAAGAACGGGGCCTTTGACTACATTACCAAAGGAGATGACAACAACAAAATTATCCCCCTTCTGTACAAAGCCAGCGAAAAAGTATCACTCAACAAAAGAGTGCAACAGTTGGAAAAACAACTTGGAGATAAGCATTCCTTCTCCAAAATTATAGGAAAATCAAAGGCGATTACAAAAGCTATCGAATTGGCTAAAAAAGTTGCCGATACGGACACTACTGTACTTCTAACAGGGGAAACGGGAACAGGTAAAGAAATTTTTGCTCAGGCGATACATCAGGCCAGTAGTCGAAACAATCAAAATTTCCTGGCTATAAACTGTTCGGCATTCAGCAGGGAGTTATTGGAGAACGAGCTATTCGGACACAAAGCAGGAGCATTTACCGGAGCAATGAAAGATCAGAAAGGTCTTTTTGAAGAGGCGAACAAAGGAACAATTTTCCTGGATGAAATTGGTGAAATGGCCTTAGAACTTCAAGCAAAAATACTACGTGTGCTGGAAATTGGCGAGTTTTTAAAGGTGGGCGACGTGAAGCCAACAAAAGTAAATGTACGCATTATTGCAGCTACCAATAGAAATCTTGAAGAAGAAATAAATGCGGGGCATTTCCGTAGCGACTTATTCTACAGGCTTTCAGTTTTTACTATTGACCTTCCGGCATTAAGGGAAAGGAAAAGTGACATTAAACTTCTAGCTTTTCATTATGCACAGCTGTTTGCTATCAAAACAAACCGTAAGTCTTTTACGTTAACTGATGACTACCTTGCGACATTAGAGAATTGCAGTTGGAAGGGTAATATACGGGAGCTAAAAAACGTCATCGAAAGAAGTGCAATTCTGGCAGACAAGGACACTTTGGATATTGATCTTCTTCCGGCTGACATTCATATCAAATCTCCTACGTCTCCGCTATCGGCTTCGTCCATGGCAAGTGTAGAAAAAATGCATATACAACGGGTGCTTCAACATACCGATGGCAATAAAGCCGAAGCAGCACGTTTGCTCGAAATTGGTATAGCGACACTATACCGTAAGATTGATGAATATAGCATCAAGGTTAAATAA
- a CDS encoding 1-phosphofructokinase family hexose kinase — protein MKKTVLTITLNPAVDKSSAVKGIIAEKKLRCDPPKYEPGGGGINVSRALKRLGTASETLFLYGGKTGHLLVELLEQEQLHVMPLSIGGETRENFIVVDTTNNQQYRFGFPGDKISVEEQQHIISTIHEINEFPELVVISGSLPPGVAPSFLRKLIRLCKSKGSKVILDSSGEALKEGLAEGVFLIKPNIGELAAFSGIDELDETSVDEATRKIIADGRTEMIVVSLGAQGAVLYTETAKIQVSAPVVKKRSTVGAGDSMVAGMVAILANGGTSADMLRMGVACGSATTMAEGTGLFQKKDVDRLYQQIQKING, from the coding sequence ATGAAAAAGACCGTATTGACCATTACACTGAACCCAGCTGTTGATAAAAGCAGCGCCGTGAAAGGAATAATTGCCGAAAAGAAGCTTCGTTGCGACCCACCAAAATACGAACCGGGAGGAGGAGGAATAAATGTATCCCGAGCGCTGAAACGTTTGGGAACGGCATCGGAAACACTTTTCCTTTACGGGGGAAAGACAGGCCACCTACTGGTAGAGCTGTTAGAACAAGAACAGCTCCATGTAATGCCGCTATCGATCGGTGGCGAGACCAGAGAGAATTTTATTGTAGTAGACACTACAAACAATCAACAATACCGGTTTGGTTTTCCCGGAGATAAGATATCGGTAGAAGAACAACAACACATTATAAGCACCATCCATGAAATAAATGAATTTCCGGAACTTGTGGTCATTAGCGGCAGCCTCCCTCCCGGCGTTGCCCCTTCTTTTTTAAGGAAACTTATCCGCTTATGCAAATCCAAGGGAAGTAAGGTAATTCTGGACAGCTCTGGCGAAGCACTAAAAGAAGGCTTGGCAGAGGGTGTGTTCTTAATAAAGCCCAATATCGGGGAACTGGCCGCCTTCTCAGGAATAGATGAGCTCGATGAAACTTCCGTCGATGAGGCTACACGGAAAATTATTGCTGATGGAAGGACGGAAATGATTGTCGTTTCACTTGGAGCCCAAGGTGCCGTACTATACACTGAAACAGCAAAAATTCAGGTTTCCGCACCGGTGGTAAAAAAGCGCAGTACCGTCGGAGCAGGTGACAGTATGGTTGCAGGTATGGTTGCTATTTTGGCGAATGGTGGTACATCCGCTGATATGCTCCGCATGGGTGTTGCTTGCGGCTCTGCTACAACAATGGCAGAGGGTACCGGATTATTCCAAAAAAAAGATGTTGACCGCCTGTATCAGCAGATACAAAAGATCAACGGTTAG
- the kdpF gene encoding K(+)-transporting ATPase subunit F, whose product MTILFIIAIGVFAYICYVLLNPEKF is encoded by the coding sequence ATGACCATATTATTCATCATTGCCATAGGAGTATTCGCGTATATCTGTTATGTACTCCTTAACCCGGAAAAGTTTTGA
- the kdpA gene encoding potassium-transporting ATPase subunit KdpA, with amino-acid sequence MNTEILGIIFMYVSVVILAIPLGRYIGRVFNHEKTWLDKLINPLDKLFFRLSGIDETKEMHWKQHLTALLTINAIWFLASMFVLTNMSWLPLNPDGNPSMSADLAFNTATSFVSNTNLQHYSGETGLSYIGQLTLMLWQFISAATGIAICAVVFHAMKARNTSTLGNFYSYFVRSCTRILLPIAFIGTVLLVFNGTPMTFEGKVTVTTLEGVEQQISRGPVAAFISIKQLGTNGGGFYGPNSTNPMENPNYFTNIIETIFIFLIPIAMVFAMGHLLKRRKLAWVIYGVMTVGVFCLLVPTVALEMQGNSDIEALGIQQPLGSMEGKEVRFGPAASAYWAINTTTTSNGSVNAMHDSLTPLSGMFTMLGMMINSFYGGVGVGFLNFYVFIILSVFISGLMVGRTPEFLGKKVEAKEMKIAMIVALLHPLMILGGTALASYLYAENPEAYAEWLNNPGYHGFSEMLYEMCSSAANNGSGFEGLGDDTPFWNILCGITMFICRYIPIIGPVAIAGLLAQKKYIPESAGTLKTDTATFGLMTFAIIVIVAALAFFPALTLGPIAEYISMK; translated from the coding sequence ATGAATACAGAAATTTTAGGAATTATATTCATGTATGTCTCGGTGGTTATTCTTGCCATTCCGCTGGGACGATATATTGGCCGAGTTTTTAACCACGAAAAGACTTGGCTTGACAAGCTGATTAATCCGCTGGACAAACTGTTTTTTCGGCTCAGCGGAATCGATGAAACCAAAGAAATGCACTGGAAACAACACCTAACTGCTCTGTTGACGATCAATGCCATTTGGTTTTTGGCATCCATGTTTGTCTTGACAAATATGAGCTGGCTACCACTCAATCCAGATGGTAACCCTTCCATGTCGGCAGACCTGGCATTCAACACTGCCACCAGCTTTGTATCCAACACCAACCTGCAACACTATTCCGGCGAAACAGGGCTGTCCTATATCGGTCAGTTGACACTGATGCTTTGGCAATTTATCAGTGCCGCAACCGGTATTGCCATTTGTGCCGTGGTATTTCATGCGATGAAAGCACGTAACACTTCAACTTTAGGTAATTTCTACAGTTATTTCGTACGCTCCTGTACACGTATACTCCTACCCATAGCCTTCATTGGTACGGTTCTATTAGTATTTAATGGCACTCCAATGACTTTTGAAGGCAAAGTTACCGTCACCACTTTAGAAGGGGTAGAGCAACAAATTAGTAGAGGGCCGGTGGCAGCCTTTATTTCCATCAAACAATTGGGCACTAACGGTGGTGGCTTTTACGGCCCAAATTCTACCAATCCGATGGAAAACCCAAACTACTTTACTAATATAATAGAGACTATTTTCATATTCCTCATTCCCATCGCAATGGTTTTTGCCATGGGTCATTTACTGAAGCGTAGAAAACTAGCTTGGGTAATCTACGGTGTAATGACCGTAGGCGTCTTTTGTTTGCTTGTGCCCACTGTTGCACTGGAAATGCAGGGAAATTCCGACATCGAAGCCCTCGGCATCCAACAGCCATTGGGAAGTATGGAAGGAAAAGAAGTACGATTTGGCCCAGCAGCCTCCGCTTATTGGGCAATAAATACTACAACTACCAGCAATGGTTCCGTAAATGCTATGCATGATAGCCTGACACCACTTTCCGGCATGTTCACCATGTTAGGAATGATGATCAACAGTTTTTATGGTGGTGTTGGTGTCGGATTTTTAAATTTCTATGTATTCATCATTCTGTCGGTATTTATAAGCGGATTGATGGTTGGACGTACACCTGAATTTCTGGGAAAGAAAGTAGAAGCCAAAGAGATGAAAATCGCCATGATTGTCGCGTTACTGCATCCGTTAATGATTTTAGGTGGAACTGCCCTAGCAAGCTATCTGTATGCGGAAAATCCTGAAGCTTATGCAGAATGGCTCAATAATCCCGGATACCATGGCTTCAGTGAAATGCTCTATGAGATGTGTTCTTCCGCCGCAAACAATGGCAGTGGATTTGAAGGTCTGGGAGACGATACACCTTTTTGGAATATACTATGTGGTATAACTATGTTCATATGTAGGTATATACCAATTATTGGGCCGGTCGCAATAGCTGGCTTATTGGCACAAAAGAAGTATATCCCGGAAAGTGCCGGTACGTTGAAGACCGATACCGCCACCTTTGGATTGATGACCTTTGCGATAATTGTGATTGTTGCTGCGTTGGCTTTCTTTCCCGCTTTGACTTTAGGACCTATTGCCGAATATATTTCAATGAAATAA
- the kdpB gene encoding potassium-transporting ATPase subunit KdpB has protein sequence MKNNISLFQPDMVPRALKQSFVKLHPKIMFRNPVMFTVEIGTFIMLAVCLWTLTCETSQGTFGYNFTVFIILLLTLLFANFAEAIAEARGKAQADSLRETREETPAKLDNGQIISSSNLKKGDIFICEAGDVIPSDGEIIEGLATIDESAITGESAPVIREAGGDKSSVTGGTKVLSDRIVVKVSTTPGESFLDKMIALVEGASRKKTPNEIALTILLAGFTLVFIIVTVTLKPFADYANVSITIASFISLFVCLIPTTIGGLLSAIGIAGMDRALSANVITKSGKAVETAGDIDVLLLDKTGTITIGNRKATNFYPVNGNSDEQLIKAAVLSAIADETPEGKSIIALSKELKSVKVTLDENELYYKRDHQTLSLPLSQVNFVNFTAETRTSGIDYENVRIRKGATDSIKNLIVQAGNSFPAKVEESAKLISQNGGTPLVVTENEIALGVIELQDVIKPGIHERFERLRKMGIKTVMVTGDNPLTAKYIAEKAGVDDFIAEAKPEDKMNYIKKEQAEGRLVAMMGDGTNDAPALAQADVGVAMNSGTQAAKEAGNMVDLDNDPTKLIEVVEIGKQLLMTRGTLTTFSIANDVAKYFAIIPALFITAIPALQGLNVMHLHSPESAILSAIIFNALIIPALIPLALRGVAYKPIGASALLRRNLFIYGVGGVIVPFISIKLIDLIISVFF, from the coding sequence ATGAAAAATAATATATCACTGTTTCAGCCTGATATGGTGCCACGCGCACTGAAACAATCTTTCGTAAAACTACACCCTAAAATCATGTTCCGTAATCCGGTGATGTTTACCGTTGAGATTGGAACATTCATTATGCTTGCCGTATGTTTATGGACACTGACTTGCGAAACATCACAGGGCACTTTCGGTTATAACTTTACGGTATTCATTATTTTGTTACTCACTCTCCTATTTGCCAATTTTGCGGAGGCTATTGCCGAAGCTAGGGGCAAAGCTCAGGCAGACAGTTTGCGGGAGACCAGAGAGGAAACTCCGGCCAAGCTAGACAATGGCCAGATCATATCATCATCAAACTTAAAAAAAGGTGATATTTTTATATGCGAGGCCGGGGATGTCATTCCCTCCGATGGCGAAATCATTGAAGGCCTGGCTACCATAGATGAAAGTGCCATCACAGGTGAATCGGCGCCTGTCATCCGCGAAGCCGGAGGCGATAAGAGTTCTGTAACCGGAGGCACGAAAGTACTTTCCGACAGAATTGTCGTAAAAGTCAGCACCACTCCCGGAGAAAGTTTTCTGGATAAGATGATTGCTTTGGTAGAAGGTGCGAGTCGTAAAAAAACGCCTAATGAAATTGCATTGACTATATTACTAGCTGGATTCACACTTGTTTTCATTATCGTAACCGTAACCCTTAAACCGTTTGCGGACTATGCAAATGTAAGTATTACCATCGCCTCCTTCATTTCACTTTTTGTCTGTCTGATTCCAACCACAATCGGTGGGCTATTATCGGCCATAGGTATTGCGGGTATGGACAGAGCCTTGAGCGCAAATGTCATCACCAAAAGTGGTAAAGCCGTGGAAACGGCGGGTGATATAGACGTCCTCTTATTGGATAAAACAGGAACGATCACCATCGGAAACCGTAAAGCGACTAATTTTTATCCCGTTAATGGCAATAGCGATGAACAATTGATCAAAGCAGCCGTATTAAGCGCTATAGCTGACGAAACACCTGAAGGTAAATCTATTATAGCGCTATCCAAAGAGTTAAAATCAGTAAAGGTAACATTGGATGAAAACGAGCTTTATTACAAACGAGATCACCAAACACTTAGTTTACCATTATCTCAAGTCAACTTCGTCAATTTTACGGCTGAAACCCGCACTTCGGGCATTGATTATGAAAATGTTAGGATCCGTAAAGGCGCGACTGACTCGATTAAGAATCTTATTGTACAAGCAGGGAACAGCTTTCCCGCGAAAGTTGAAGAAAGCGCTAAGCTTATCTCCCAGAACGGGGGCACACCCTTAGTCGTTACAGAGAACGAAATTGCTTTGGGTGTCATTGAGCTTCAGGACGTTATCAAACCTGGCATACATGAACGATTTGAACGCCTTCGAAAAATGGGTATAAAAACCGTAATGGTCACCGGTGACAATCCGTTAACGGCTAAGTACATTGCGGAAAAAGCAGGTGTTGATGATTTTATAGCTGAAGCAAAGCCCGAAGATAAAATGAATTATATTAAGAAAGAGCAGGCAGAAGGCCGACTAGTGGCTATGATGGGGGACGGTACCAATGATGCTCCCGCCCTCGCTCAGGCAGATGTAGGTGTAGCTATGAACAGCGGCACACAGGCTGCAAAAGAGGCCGGTAATATGGTAGACCTCGACAACGATCCCACCAAATTGATTGAGGTAGTGGAAATCGGAAAGCAACTGCTGATGACCAGGGGCACGTTGACAACCTTCAGTATTGCCAATGATGTCGCGAAATACTTTGCAATCATTCCCGCCTTGTTCATTACAGCTATTCCCGCTTTACAGGGATTGAACGTTATGCATTTACATTCGCCGGAGAGCGCCATATTATCAGCAATTATTTTCAACGCCCTTATCATTCCGGCGTTGATTCCGCTGGCGCTCAGAGGTGTCGCATACAAGCCCATTGGCGCAAGTGCGTTGCTTAGAAGAAACTTATTTATTTACGGTGTTGGCGGGGTGATCGTGCCTTTTATCAGTATCAAATTGATTGATTTAATTATATCAGTATTCTTTTAA
- a CDS encoding K(+)-transporting ATPase subunit C → MKKNIIPAVRLTLVCFVFLCGVYTTAIWAVAQLAPGQGEGQTITESGKTYHENVGQRFTQDKYFWSRPSAVEYDATGSGGSNLGPSNPVYLQEIEERIKHFLKHNPEVNRSEIPSDLVTASGSGLDPHISIQAANVQAKRIAGLRGITESNIRKLIISNTEKPFLGLFGTERINVLKLNLALDKLNKIEI, encoded by the coding sequence ATGAAAAAAAATATCATTCCTGCCGTTCGATTAACGCTGGTTTGCTTCGTGTTTTTGTGCGGCGTATACACCACCGCCATCTGGGCAGTGGCACAGTTGGCTCCCGGGCAGGGAGAAGGCCAAACCATTACAGAAAGTGGTAAGACCTACCACGAGAATGTGGGCCAGCGTTTTACTCAGGATAAATACTTCTGGTCCCGTCCATCAGCAGTTGAGTATGATGCTACAGGTTCAGGTGGAAGTAATTTAGGCCCTTCAAACCCTGTGTATCTACAGGAAATCGAAGAACGTATCAAACATTTTCTGAAGCACAACCCAGAAGTGAACAGATCTGAAATCCCCTCCGATCTAGTAACGGCAAGTGGCAGCGGATTAGACCCACATATTTCCATACAGGCAGCCAATGTGCAGGCAAAGCGTATTGCCGGATTAAGGGGCATTACCGAGAGCAATATTCGAAAGCTGATTATTTCCAATACAGAAAAACCATTCTTAGGACTGTTCGGTACAGAAAGGATCAATGTACTGAAATTGAACTTAGCACTCGATAAACTTAATAAAATTGAGATTTGA
- a CDS encoding porin has protein sequence MKSMIMLSAVMLGATACVFAQNTGKEPLTISGYAEMYYQQDFNNPRSNTRPGFVYSHHRNNEVNLNLGFIKANYQTEKQRTNLALAVGTYMNSNYVAEEGVLKNIFEANIGVKLSKKRDLWLDAGVMPSHIGFESAIGTDCFTLTRSVLADNSPYFETGAKLSYRTQNDKWNMAVLVLNSWQRIQRVEGNSTPAFGHQLTFRPSDKVTLNSSSFIGNDMPDDESRMRYFHNLYGQFELHGKFALIAGFDIGAQQKEKGGSNYNVWYTPVLIIKYFPTEKVNIAARGEYYNDRNGVIIATGTENGFQTFGASLNVDYQILTNLVWRTEVKRLNSKDAVFINTDDVAKKSNAIAITSLAVHF, from the coding sequence ATGAAATCAATGATAATGCTCTCGGCGGTAATGCTGGGAGCAACAGCTTGTGTATTTGCTCAAAACACAGGAAAGGAACCATTAACAATCAGCGGGTATGCAGAAATGTATTATCAACAGGATTTCAATAATCCGCGATCAAATACAAGACCAGGATTTGTATATAGCCATCACAGAAATAATGAGGTGAACTTGAACCTTGGGTTTATAAAAGCAAATTATCAAACCGAAAAACAGAGAACCAATCTTGCTTTGGCGGTAGGAACATATATGAATTCCAACTACGTCGCCGAAGAGGGGGTTCTGAAAAATATTTTTGAAGCTAATATCGGTGTCAAGTTGTCTAAAAAGCGAGATTTATGGTTAGATGCTGGGGTTATGCCATCGCATATAGGTTTTGAAAGTGCCATAGGGACAGACTGTTTTACTTTAACCCGAAGTGTGCTGGCGGATAACTCACCTTATTTTGAAACCGGGGCTAAGCTGTCTTACCGCACGCAAAACGATAAATGGAATATGGCCGTACTGGTGCTGAATAGCTGGCAGCGTATACAAAGAGTTGAGGGGAACAGCACTCCGGCATTTGGACACCAGTTGACCTTCCGTCCGAGCGACAAGGTAACGTTGAATAGCAGTTCGTTTATCGGTAATGATATGCCGGATGACGAAAGTCGGATGCGTTATTTCCATAATCTTTACGGACAGTTTGAGCTGCACGGCAAATTTGCTCTGATTGCCGGATTTGATATCGGAGCCCAACAAAAGGAAAAAGGTGGCAGCAACTATAATGTCTGGTATACGCCGGTACTGATTATTAAATATTTCCCTACAGAAAAAGTAAACATTGCTGCAAGAGGAGAATATTATAATGATAGAAACGGCGTTATTATAGCTACAGGAACTGAAAATGGTTTCCAGACATTCGGAGCTTCGCTGAATGTGGACTATCAGATCTTGACCAATCTGGTATGGCGTACCGAAGTAAAGCGTCTAAACAGTAAAGACGCTGTTTTTATAAACACAGATGACGTGGCAAAAAAAAGCAATGCCATAGCGATAACATCATTGGCTGTTCATTTCTAA